The region TCTCGGCCAGCCGTCGGGCTTCCTGAAGGTGGGCGACGGCCTCGGGGTGAAGGCCACCGCCCTTCAGCACTCGAGTGCTGTCGTCCGTCTCACGAATGGCCCGTTCGAGGAACCGCCGTTTTTCCTCGGAGAACGACACTGCGAGACTCGCCTCCAGCAGCATGATGCTTTGCCGGATATTCTCGAGCACGTTGACGACCCGCAAGAAAGCGGCCACCGCCACGACCTGGGTCGCGTCCAGTCGGATGCCCACGCCCTTGGGGTCGGTGCCGGCCAGCGCGCGGCCCGCTGGGGAGTTGTTGAACGCCGCCCCGTTGTAGAAGGCGACCGCCCCTTCCACGGTCTCGACGGCATTGTTGTGGAAGAACGGCCCGGTGTCCGCCGCCTCCACCAGCGGCGGCGTGTTGAACGTGCCGTCGCCCGGCGTGCGGAGCCCGTCATCACGGGGGACCACCTTGCCGGTCAGGCGCGCGGGCTGATCGGGAAGATCCTCCACGCCGGTGTTGAAGTTGGCATTCCCGAGACTGCCCCCACCGAAGTTCGCCGTGGCCCCGGCATTCACGTGGCAGCGATTGCATTTGCCGAGCGCGTTGTCGAGGAAGATCTCCTGACCCCGCTTCGGCACCGTGCCTCGGAGCCGCAGCGGCAGCGCCAGGTCCTGTTGCCGCCCCAGGGAGAGCTGGAAGGCTTCCAGGGCCTCGAGTTCCTCCCCGGTGGGCAGGCGGAAATCGACGCCGGGGACCCGGTTCAAGGTTTTGGTGAAGTGCTGAATGACCGCGCCTACCGCGAAGGACCGGAGCGATCCATCGCCCGGAGCCCCGTCTCCCGACCACCCGGTGCGGGGCCCCCCGGGGCTGTCGACCGAGGTCCGGAGCCCGAGCACGTGCGGGACTCCCCGCATGACGAACGTGTTCTTCAGGTCGTCGAATCCGTCCAGGTTCTCGAGGATGAGCCCGAACTCCCGCATCAGCGCCGGGTTCTCGAAGTTCACCTTCAAGTCCGGGTTGAACTCGGCGACGAAGAGGGGATTGTTCTTCGGAAGCGTGGCGATGAAGGCCGGATCGATGGTGAAGTTATTCTCCGCCGGATGGCAGGTACCACAAGTTCGCCCGTTGCCAGCGAACGTCTCGTTGAAGAAGAGGTCGCTTCCCTTCGCGATGAGTTGGCTCTGGCGATCTGGGGGCGGAGAAGCGGCCTTGCAGCCCGACAGCCCGACGACGGCCAGGAACACCGATGGAACGCACATGACGGCGGCGCGCTTGATGGGCGAAGACAGGAGCTCTCCTGAGCGCATCCGTCCCCCTTCATCGGGTACCGCGTACGTGCTTGTACTCCGCTGCTCCCCGTGCACCGGCCGTGCCAGACGGGCCCGCCGCTCTAGCCGCGTTCAACCCCCCGACAATGTGGAATTTTGCTGGTCGACGGACACGAACCCCGCCGTCCGGGCGCACGCAGACTGACACGGTGTGTGTCATGTGTCGGACCGATCGCGCCTGATTCCCTACGGGATCTCGGAGGATTCGGGGTCTGGCGCTCGGGGCTCGTGTTCACGCTCATCCGCACAGTCGGGTTATTGTGGTGACAGGGCTGATATCACTCCACATCTCGACAGGCCGGGTTCCACCAGCGAGGTGGTGAGCCACGCAACAGACAGGCGCTCGAGTGGATGATGCGCGCCGTGCAGAAGCTTCTCGCGTGATGGGCATGGGCGCGTGAGACGCTTCGGGCTCCGCCTGCTCCCCGGTGGGCTGCTACTGGGAGCCGCCTCGGTCCTCCTCTTTGTTCCCGAGCTCGGCGACCGGGCCAGCCCGCTGGTCCCCGCCGCCGCCTACGCCGTGACCGCCGCCGGCATCCTGCTGGGCCTCAGGTTCGGAAACGTCCGCGTGTTGCTCTGCCTCATCGTCCTGGCCCTGGCGGACCAGGCCCTGACGCGCTGGGCGCCGCCTGGCGACGCCTCGATGGCCGCCGGCGCCGTCGGCGGCATCGTCGCGCTCCTGCTGCCACTGAACCTCGCGGCCCTCGCCTGGACGCCGAATCGGGGCGCGCGGTGGTCACAGGTGAGGCTCTGGACGACCCTCATCGCCGGCCAGGCGCTCGGCGTCGCGGTCCTGCTCCTTCCCGAGACCGCGGAGGCGGCGCGCGCGCTCTGGCGCACCCTCCTCGAGCCGGGCCGGCACCAGTGGTCCGCCCTCGGCCCGCCTGCGCTCGTGGCCTTCGCCGTCGCCTTCGTCCTGGCGCTCGTCCGCTTCGCGCGCCGCCCGCGCCCCACCGAGGCCGGGATCGTCTGGGCCCTGGTGGCCGCGTTCCTCGCGCTCGGCCTCGGCGGGGAGCGCCTCGTCGCGACGCTCTACCTCGCCACCGGCAGCCTGATCCTGATCGTCGCGCTCGTCGACACGTCGTACGCCATGGCGTACAGCGATGAGCTCACGGGCCTGCCCGGGCGACGGGCCCTCAACGACCTGCTGAGCGGGCTCGGCCCGCCCTACGCGGTGGGCATGGTCGACATCGACCACTTCAAGAAGTTCAACGACACGTACGGGCACCAGGCGGGCGACCAACTGCTCCGCAAGGTCGCCACGACGCTCATGGGCGTGACCGGTGGCGGTCGCCCGTTCCGCTATGGTGGCGAGGAATTCGCCGCAGTCTTCTCCGGCCTGTCAGCGGATGAGGCGAGCCCCCACCTCGAGACCCTGCGGGAGGCGGTCGCGGCCACGCCATTCACCGTGCGCGGGCGCGGCCGCCGCTGGAGGAGGCGCAGGCCACCCAAGCCGGCGGCGGGGCGCCGCCAGCAGGTCGGCGTCACCGTCAGTATCGGTGTCGCCGACTCGAACGGGGCCGGCCCGACGCCCGCCGACGTCGTCAAAGCGGCCGACGAGGCGCTCTATCGCGCCAAGCGCGCGGGACGCAACCGGCTGGCGACCTGATGCTCCGACCGCCGAGCCCTCAGTTTCTTGGGGAGCGGTGAGC is a window of Candidatus Methylomirabilota bacterium DNA encoding:
- a CDS encoding GGDEF domain-containing protein — translated: MRRFGLRLLPGGLLLGAASVLLFVPELGDRASPLVPAAAYAVTAAGILLGLRFGNVRVLLCLIVLALADQALTRWAPPGDASMAAGAVGGIVALLLPLNLAALAWTPNRGARWSQVRLWTTLIAGQALGVAVLLLPETAEAARALWRTLLEPGRHQWSALGPPALVAFAVAFVLALVRFARRPRPTEAGIVWALVAAFLALGLGGERLVATLYLATGSLILIVALVDTSYAMAYSDELTGLPGRRALNDLLSGLGPPYAVGMVDIDHFKKFNDTYGHQAGDQLLRKVATTLMGVTGGGRPFRYGGEEFAAVFSGLSADEASPHLETLREAVAATPFTVRGRGRRWRRRRPPKPAAGRRQQVGVTVSIGVADSNGAGPTPADVVKAADEALYRAKRAGRNRLAT